A genomic window from Streptomyces mirabilis includes:
- a CDS encoding YncE family protein: MSALRPRHLCTLAAAVALTFTLGGTATAASAQAAATDLREVMFVGNNWDGTADVIKSTGDFAKVGRINVVPDKDARMAEINADPIKWIYFQAIRNGVGEGHDQFVDDMYSTPDAKSVVVSRPSFADVVSIDLATGHINWRFAVSGYRSDHMAVSPDGTRVAVSASTANTVHVLDINTGKQLGSFATGDKPHENIFTRDGKYIWNMAIGDVNTSLDDPWLDWTKGDRHITVVDATTYKQVKVIDMRQRLDAIGLKDFSDAVRPAVFSPDESKLYFQVSFFNGFLEYDVASDRITRVKTLPMNPATSTDRTTWVNDSRHHGISMNPSGTKLCVAGTMDDYATVVDRATLQEGPLITASKPYWATVSGDGKDCIVSESGADQVTAIDFATGQKTVSVPVGDHPQRVRLGHVEANWTGPSTS, translated from the coding sequence ATGTCTGCCCTCAGACCCAGACACCTCTGTACGCTCGCCGCCGCCGTCGCCCTCACCTTCACCCTCGGCGGTACAGCGACCGCGGCCTCCGCGCAGGCCGCCGCGACCGATCTGCGCGAAGTGATGTTCGTGGGAAACAACTGGGACGGCACCGCGGACGTCATCAAGTCCACCGGCGACTTCGCGAAGGTCGGCCGGATCAACGTCGTCCCGGACAAGGACGCGCGGATGGCGGAGATCAACGCCGATCCGATCAAGTGGATCTACTTCCAGGCCATCCGCAACGGTGTCGGCGAGGGCCACGACCAGTTCGTCGACGACATGTACTCGACGCCCGACGCCAAGTCGGTGGTCGTCTCCCGCCCGAGCTTCGCCGATGTCGTCTCGATCGACCTGGCGACCGGGCACATCAACTGGCGTTTCGCCGTGTCCGGTTACCGATCCGACCACATGGCCGTCTCCCCCGACGGCACCCGTGTCGCGGTCTCCGCGTCGACCGCGAACACCGTGCACGTGCTCGACATCAACACGGGCAAGCAGTTGGGCTCCTTCGCCACCGGCGACAAGCCGCACGAGAACATCTTCACGCGGGACGGCAAGTACATCTGGAACATGGCCATCGGCGATGTGAACACCTCACTCGACGACCCGTGGCTGGACTGGACGAAGGGCGACCGGCACATCACCGTCGTCGACGCGACCACCTACAAGCAGGTCAAGGTGATCGACATGCGGCAGCGGCTGGACGCGATCGGTCTCAAGGACTTCTCCGACGCGGTCCGGCCCGCCGTCTTCAGCCCCGACGAGTCCAAGCTGTACTTCCAGGTGTCGTTCTTCAACGGCTTCCTGGAGTACGACGTGGCCTCCGACCGGATCACCCGGGTGAAGACCCTGCCGATGAACCCCGCGACCAGCACCGACCGCACCACCTGGGTCAACGACTCGCGCCACCACGGCATTTCGATGAACCCGTCCGGCACGAAACTGTGCGTCGCCGGAACGATGGACGACTATGCGACCGTAGTCGACCGGGCCACCCTCCAGGAGGGCCCGCTCATCACCGCCTCGAAGCCGTACTGGGCGACCGTGAGCGGTGACGGCAAGGACTGCATCGTCTCCGAGAGCGGCGCCGACCAGGTCACCGCCATCGACTTCGCCACGGGGCAGAAGACGGTGTCGGTGCCGGTCGGCGACCACCCCCAGCGTGTTCGCCTCGGCCATGTGGAGGCGAACTGGACCGGCCCTTCGACTAGTTGA
- a CDS encoding TetR/AcrR family transcriptional regulator — protein sequence MAGRIKQPTGRYGGRTAAERQAERRSRFLDAALQLFGDSPGFRSTTIAALSEAAGLSTRQFYEEFRTLEDVLAALHLQVNDWAEQAALAALADAQDLPLAERATAIFRAYAANVTADPRRIRITFVEIIGVSPRLEEQRLARRARWVDFICAEATAAADRGEAVPRDYRIAATAFIGSVNGLLHDWRAGWVAATLDEVVEELVRQLLGILRPAGWNPHGPGTP from the coding sequence GTGGCGGGCAGGATCAAACAGCCGACCGGCCGTTACGGAGGCAGGACCGCCGCGGAACGGCAGGCCGAGCGACGCTCGCGCTTCCTGGACGCCGCGCTCCAACTCTTCGGTGACAGCCCGGGGTTCAGATCCACGACCATCGCGGCGCTGAGCGAGGCGGCGGGCTTGTCCACGCGTCAGTTCTACGAGGAGTTCCGCACCCTCGAGGACGTGCTGGCCGCCCTCCACCTCCAGGTCAACGACTGGGCCGAGCAGGCGGCTCTGGCCGCCCTCGCCGACGCCCAGGACCTGCCGCTCGCCGAGCGCGCCACCGCGATCTTCCGCGCCTACGCCGCGAACGTGACGGCGGACCCGCGCCGCATCCGCATCACCTTCGTCGAGATCATCGGCGTCAGTCCGCGCCTGGAGGAGCAGCGGCTCGCCCGCCGGGCGCGCTGGGTCGACTTCATCTGCGCCGAGGCGACCGCGGCCGCCGACCGCGGCGAGGCGGTGCCCCGCGACTACCGGATCGCCGCCACCGCCTTCATCGGCAGCGTCAACGGCCTCCTGCACGACTGGCGCGCCGGCTGGGTGGCGGCCACGCTCGACGAGGTGGTCGAGGAACTGGTCCGTCAGCTGCTGGGGATCCTGCGACCGGCGGGGTGGAACCCGCACGGCCCCGGAACCCCGTGA
- a CDS encoding HAD-IA family hydrolase — protein MIGERARPGAKRYVLFDVDGTLIDAVDNQRRVWRVWAERYGLDPDEVHQVALRTRPMETFAQVVPDRDPQECLAVLHELEDEDVRSGVYAAFDGASELLDALPPEAWALVTSNYEHRVRGRFARTGLPVPRIIVDAASVEEGKPSPAPYLLAAKRLGARPQDCLVIEDAPSGVQSGLRAGMTVWGVNAPAAADGVHRHFGSLREAVRDILAVTPWSHAATTPSPNQ, from the coding sequence GTGATCGGTGAACGCGCTCGGCCCGGAGCCAAGAGGTATGTCCTGTTCGATGTCGATGGCACGTTGATCGATGCCGTGGACAACCAGCGCCGGGTGTGGAGGGTGTGGGCCGAGCGCTACGGACTCGACCCCGACGAGGTCCACCAAGTGGCCTTGCGGACGAGGCCGATGGAGACCTTCGCGCAGGTCGTTCCGGACCGTGACCCGCAGGAGTGCCTGGCCGTGCTGCACGAACTCGAGGACGAGGACGTCCGGTCCGGCGTGTACGCGGCCTTCGACGGAGCGTCCGAGCTGCTGGACGCTCTGCCGCCGGAGGCCTGGGCGCTGGTGACGTCGAACTACGAGCACCGGGTGCGCGGCCGCTTCGCCCGCACCGGCCTGCCGGTCCCGAGGATCATCGTGGATGCCGCCTCCGTCGAGGAAGGCAAACCCTCGCCCGCCCCTTATCTCCTGGCCGCCAAGCGGCTCGGTGCCCGGCCGCAGGACTGTCTGGTCATCGAGGACGCACCCTCCGGCGTGCAGTCCGGACTGCGTGCCGGGATGACGGTGTGGGGGGTCAACGCACCCGCCGCGGCGGACGGGGTGCACCGTCACTTCGGGAGCCTGCGCGAAGCGGTCCGCGACATCCTCGCCGTCACACCCTGGTCCCACGCCGCGACCACACCCTCGCCGAACCAATGA
- a CDS encoding polyprenyl synthetase family protein produces MSYLDLHRRFSMDIDAEMQATLERLAPQADAVRAAVAELVRNREFTHPLSVLPLIVHAVETGAPEPAVPLAVVHELWWISACHLDDLADGQVAHLGGDLGGAEALLAAFVGGTPLPLLVVQSQAVPESVRGALSAEIVKCSILAVEGQLSDLRGDAATATRDSVVTAYRGKSGAPFSMVTAMAAELAGVEKARVELWRDFGDVFGILWQISNDQEDVLSGRNEDLLNGTVTYLLACALDTSASRSTVRILRLHADARTSRDARAELVDTLLAPVVLGRYEDDINEFRGEAHRMLDELGGDEPYLSVMRNLVDESSRMLLRADLAREVTVG; encoded by the coding sequence ATGTCCTACTTGGATCTTCATCGTCGGTTCTCGATGGACATCGACGCGGAGATGCAGGCCACGCTGGAAAGACTCGCCCCTCAGGCCGACGCGGTGCGGGCCGCGGTCGCGGAACTCGTACGGAACCGGGAGTTCACCCATCCGCTCTCGGTACTGCCGCTGATCGTGCATGCCGTGGAGACGGGCGCGCCCGAACCGGCCGTGCCGCTGGCCGTCGTGCATGAGTTGTGGTGGATCTCGGCGTGCCATCTCGACGACCTGGCCGACGGACAGGTCGCACACCTCGGGGGAGACCTCGGCGGGGCTGAGGCGCTGCTCGCCGCGTTCGTCGGCGGGACTCCACTCCCGCTGCTCGTCGTCCAGTCGCAGGCAGTCCCGGAATCGGTGCGCGGCGCCCTGTCGGCCGAGATCGTGAAGTGCTCGATCCTCGCGGTCGAAGGCCAGTTGAGTGATCTGCGCGGAGATGCGGCGACGGCCACGCGCGACTCGGTCGTCACGGCCTACCGAGGGAAGTCCGGCGCCCCCTTCAGCATGGTCACCGCAATGGCCGCCGAATTGGCGGGTGTCGAGAAGGCGAGAGTGGAGCTCTGGCGCGATTTCGGCGATGTGTTCGGCATCCTGTGGCAGATTTCCAACGATCAGGAAGACGTCCTGTCCGGCCGCAACGAGGACCTTCTGAACGGCACGGTGACCTATCTCCTGGCATGTGCCCTCGATACGTCCGCGTCCCGCTCCACGGTGCGCATCCTGCGGCTGCACGCAGACGCGAGAACTTCCCGTGACGCCCGAGCGGAGCTCGTCGACACCCTTCTGGCACCGGTCGTTCTTGGTCGCTACGAGGACGACATCAACGAGTTCCGCGGTGAAGCGCACCGTATGCTGGACGAACTGGGTGGCGACGAGCCCTACTTGTCGGTGATGCGGAATCTGGTGGACGAATCGTCCAGGATGCTTCTGCGCGCCGACCTCGCGCGCGAGGTCACCGTCGGCTGA
- the ctaD gene encoding cytochrome c oxidase subunit I → MESTTVTTPPAAFPARARRPGLAAVKWLTTTDHKTIGTLYLVTAFGFFCVGGVMALLMRAELARPGLQIMSNEQFNQAFTMHGTIMLLMFATPLFAGFANWIMPLQIGAPDVAFPRLNMLAYWLYLLGSLIAVGGFLTPQGAADFGWFAYSPLSDAVRSPGVGADMWIMGLALSGFGTILGAVNFITTIICMRAPGMTMFRMPIFVWNVLLTGLLVLLAFPVLAAALFALEADRKFGAHVFDAANGGALLWQHLFWFFGHPEVYIIALPFFGIISEVVPVFSRKPMFGYMGLIAATISIAGLSVTVWAHHMYVTGGVLLPFFSFMTFLIAVPTGVKFFNWIGTMWKGSLSFETPMLWATGFLITFVFGGLTGVMLASPPMDFPVSDSYFVVAHFHYVIFGTVVFAMFSGFHFWWPKFTGKMLDERLGKITFWTLFVGFHGTFLVQHWLGANGMQRRIPDYLAVEGLTTLNTVSTIFSFLLGSSLLPFFYNVWKTAKYGEKVQVDDPWGYGRSLEWATSCPPPRHNFLTLPRIRSESPAFDLHHPEITAAAVPLESPLKELR, encoded by the coding sequence ATGGAAAGCACCACAGTGACGACGCCGCCCGCAGCCTTTCCCGCGCGTGCGCGGCGTCCTGGACTCGCCGCGGTGAAGTGGCTGACCACCACGGATCACAAGACGATCGGGACGCTGTATCTGGTCACGGCGTTCGGCTTCTTCTGCGTCGGCGGGGTGATGGCGCTGCTGATGCGCGCCGAACTCGCCCGGCCGGGGCTTCAGATCATGTCCAACGAGCAGTTCAACCAGGCGTTCACGATGCACGGCACGATCATGCTGCTGATGTTCGCGACGCCGTTGTTCGCGGGTTTCGCGAACTGGATCATGCCACTGCAGATCGGCGCGCCCGACGTGGCGTTCCCGCGGCTGAACATGCTGGCGTACTGGCTCTATCTCCTCGGCTCACTGATCGCCGTGGGCGGGTTCCTGACGCCTCAAGGAGCGGCCGACTTCGGCTGGTTCGCCTACAGCCCGCTGTCGGACGCGGTCCGCTCGCCCGGTGTCGGCGCCGACATGTGGATCATGGGTCTGGCGCTCTCCGGCTTCGGCACGATCCTCGGTGCGGTCAACTTCATCACGACCATCATCTGCATGCGCGCTCCCGGCATGACGATGTTCCGCATGCCGATCTTCGTGTGGAACGTGCTGCTCACGGGTCTTCTGGTGCTGCTGGCCTTCCCCGTGCTGGCCGCCGCCCTGTTCGCGCTGGAGGCGGACCGCAAGTTCGGTGCCCACGTCTTCGACGCGGCGAACGGCGGTGCCCTGCTCTGGCAACACCTCTTCTGGTTCTTCGGCCATCCAGAGGTGTACATCATCGCCCTGCCGTTCTTCGGCATCATCTCCGAAGTCGTCCCGGTGTTCTCCCGCAAGCCGATGTTCGGCTACATGGGCCTGATCGCCGCGACGATCTCCATCGCCGGTCTGTCCGTGACCGTGTGGGCGCACCACATGTACGTCACCGGTGGCGTCCTGCTCCCGTTCTTCTCCTTCATGACGTTCCTCATCGCCGTACCGACAGGCGTGAAGTTCTTCAACTGGATCGGAACGATGTGGAAGGGGTCGCTGAGTTTCGAGACCCCGATGCTGTGGGCGACCGGCTTTCTGATCACCTTCGTCTTCGGCGGCCTGACCGGTGTGATGCTCGCCTCACCGCCGATGGACTTTCCGGTTTCGGACTCGTATTTCGTGGTGGCGCACTTCCACTACGTGATCTTCGGTACGGTCGTGTTCGCGATGTTCTCCGGATTCCACTTCTGGTGGCCGAAGTTCACCGGCAAGATGCTCGACGAGCGCCTCGGGAAGATCACCTTCTGGACGCTGTTCGTGGGCTTCCACGGCACGTTCCTGGTGCAGCACTGGCTGGGTGCGAACGGAATGCAGCGCCGTATCCCCGACTATCTGGCGGTGGAGGGCCTGACCACCCTCAACACCGTCTCCACCATCTTCTCCTTCCTCCTCGGCAGTTCCCTCCTGCCGTTCTTCTACAACGTCTGGAAGACCGCCAAGTACGGCGAGAAGGTCCAGGTCGACGACCCGTGGGGCTACGGCCGCTCGCTGGAGTGGGCGACCTCCTGTCCCCCGCCGCGCCACAACTTCCTCACCCTGCCGCGCATCCGCAGCGAGTCCCCCGCCTTCGACCTGCACCACCCGGAGATCACGGCCGCGGCCGTACCTCTGGAGTCGCCCCTGAAGGAGCTGCGATGA